The sequence CGAGATGCCGTTAACCCGCGAGGGCGTCACTCATAAAGTTGTCATCAACGGCCAGCACAAAGTTTACATTACAGCTAATAAATTTGAGAACGGCGATCTGGGCGAGATCTTTATCGCTGCCGGCCTAGAAGGTTCGGTAGTATCGGGATTACTCAATGCTATGGCGATTTTATGCTCTAAAATGTTGCAAGAAGGCGTCCCGCCGGAAACCATCGTGGCTTCGTTCTTGAATTTGCGCTTCGATCCGTGGGGAATAACCAACAACCCCGATATTCCCATGGCTAAATCCATCACTGACTATATCGGCCGCTGGCTGGGGATGAATTTCTTATCCTTGGATCGGCAATTAGCCTTAGGGATTATGAACGGACACAATAACGATACCAACGGACATAGTGAAGGTTTACTCGCCGAGACTCCGAAACCGGTGACTCCCGCTCCGGAGGCGGTCGAACAACCAGTATTAACACTTAATCTCAATACTAATGCGGCCGCAACAGTTAATTCGTATGATTATAAATATGCGCCGGCCTGTCCCACTTGCGGAGCGCTGATGGTGCGTTCTGGTACCTGCTTTGCCTGCCGCGAATGCGCCACCACGACTGGTTGTTCCTAACAACCAGTCGCTCCGCTTGAGCATTAAAATGCGAGCATCGGAGCAACATACCCTTTCTGTCATCCTCGACCGGCGCGCGAAGCGCAGTCAGGATCGGGGATCCAGGCCCTCCCCTCCGTCATCCTGAACTGACAAAGCTTTCCTTGCTTTGTCATCCTGAGCGGAGTCGAAGGATCTAATTATAATTTAGGATCTCCATCCGTGTCATTCCTAACTAATCTCCAATGATCGAAACTGAAACATTTGAACCGGAAATAGTCGAAGCTGAACTTCTGCCCGCAGAAGTGGCAGAATTGCGCAATGAAATGCAATCCAAAATCGCCGAAGCCGTAGC is a genomic window of Patescibacteria group bacterium containing:
- a CDS encoding vitamin B12-dependent ribonucleotide reductase (catalyzes the reduction of ribonucleotides to deoxyribonucleotides; the rate-limiting step in dNTP synthesis), whose amino-acid sequence is EMPLTREGVTHKVVINGQHKVYITANKFENGDLGEIFIAAGLEGSVVSGLLNAMAILCSKMLQEGVPPETIVASFLNLRFDPWGITNNPDIPMAKSITDYIGRWLGMNFLSLDRQLALGIMNGHNNDTNGHSEGLLAETPKPVTPAPEAVEQPVLTLNLNTNAAATVNSYDYKYAPACPTCGALMVRSGTCFACRECATTTGCS